The Alosa alosa isolate M-15738 ecotype Scorff River chromosome 3, AALO_Geno_1.1, whole genome shotgun sequence nucleotide sequence CTTTATCAACATTGTTTACAAGCGGGTTCACATTCCGTTTTCATTAAATCATCTCTCATGAGTGGCGTGAAGCAGAAGCTGTTTATGTGTCAGCCTTACCTGTTGTTGTACGTCTCCTGCTCCTTCAGGTAGGCCTGCATGAGGTCCTCCTGTTTCTTTTTGTCGAAGGTTATTTTCTGTTCCGCTATCCATACCTGAACACAATGCAATTGCATGACAACAGTATGTAACTTTCCTGCGCAGAACACAGCAAAATACTTTGGCTTTGCGATCACATCGCGCAATAATTTTGATGTTGGTGTTcgtgttttaaaatgtttaggcCTAAAACAAGTACTTTAACTTAACCATATGAAATAAATCCAACTGATCATGGTGCTCCGGGGATTTATTAGACTCACGACTTAGTAAACTACACGACACACAACTTTGACAACTACATGTACAGTTACATCAAAAAGACAACTACACAATAAAAATGGTAAGGATTAACTTACCTGCTAATGGTAATGTTAATGATAACGTTAGTTAGCTAACGAACGTTTACTAGCCTATGGACATATTTTTTGCTATGAAGCTGATTCAGGTTCACATGAAATTAACGTGGGGTTAACATCACTTGTTATAAAATTGAATAGAATTGTTTGCATGTCTGCAATTAGTAAACAGATTGGCTACATTGGTTGCTATATAACTAACTAGCTAATGCTAGTAGCATGTTGGAGTTTCTCACTAGTTTACTTTAGCCAACGTTATCACAACTTTACACCAATGAACATGTTAACGTTTATAACAGCCTGTTTTGTTTGGTTACCTTTTTAATGTTTGATTTCGATGCAGGGTGAAAATCCTTTTTGCACATGAAATTGGCAAATGATTTCCCCATGTTGAAAGTAGTGTATTCACACTGCTACTCCAAACGCCCTGCTAATTTGTTTCCATCGACACCGCACTCCACTGCTACTGCGACACCGCGACCAAAGATTCTCTGCCGCGACTCTGTAGCAAGATTACTGTTATGTTTTCCTTCCGGGTTACCGAACGACCTTTACATTCATATTATACACGTCAGTATTGCGCTGCAGGGACGCATACAAGCGGTTACTTTATCCGATCTATATATAACATGAAGTGGCAGTGTGTAATCAAATCCAGTAGGAGAGGTGCATGTAGATGATTTTAGTGCTGCTGATTGAGTTCGTAAACTGACCTTTGCCCCATAACATTTGGAAACAGCCAGCAGAGAATGACATGGAATAGAAAGTGAGACTTACGGCTTTACTGGATGTCTACAAGGTAGGACTGCAATGTAGGATTTCATCTAATAAATGGTGTTGATATGCAATCAGCAGCAAATGCCAACTAGCCTATTAGCTTTATGAGTTTTACGATCGTCTGTCTGTGGGGGCTGTGTGGGTTATATTTGTACCACTGTCATGGTATGCAGACAAGATTATGTAATTTGCTGACCCAATGCTTTTGTGTTACTCTGTTTTTTAGGATGCATCCATGCTCATGTGACACGTTCGTGGCTCTGCCTCCATCCACAGAGGGTCAACGCATCATTTTCGGGAAAAACTCAGACAGACCCTGTGATGAGGTCCAAGAGGTTGTGTACTTTCCAGCCAGGGATTATGGTGCTGGAGAAAAAGTGGAGGTAGCCACTCCAAGGAAAATGTTATTTAGTCTCAGTTTAACATAATAATAAGGTTTgtctatgcaatgcaatgcttTCTGCCTCTGTTTTTTTAGTGCACATACATCGAGATTGAGCAAGCCCTTCAAACATATGCAGTGGTTCTGAGCAGGCCAGCATGGCTTTGGGGAGCAGAAATGGGGGCCAATGAGCACCAGGTCTGCATTGGAAATGAAGCCGTATGGGGACGGGAGAGTGCAGATGATGATGAGGCATTGCTTGGCATGGATCTTGTGAGGTGAGCATTCTGTCCTGTCATCTCGCATCATCTAAATCATTACTTTAATGGTCTCAGATCTTGGGCACATATATTTACATTCTAACACAGCTTACTAGTTTTACtagtaggctacacacaatCATCATAACAGCATTTACCATTATGAAGGATGTTGTACAGAGATTCCCGTTTTCCATGTTCTCAGGCTGGGTCTGGAGAGGGCAGACACCGCTGTTAAGGCTGTGGATGTCATCGCAGAGCTGCTGGAGAAATACGGCCAAGGAGGAAACTGCATGGAGGACCAGTGTggtttcacctaccacaacagctTCCTGATCTCCGATCGGAATGAAGCCTGGGTGCTGGAGACTGCTGGGAAATATTGGGCAGCAGAGAAAGTGGAGGGTAAGAGAGGAAGTTTAATAATACCCCACCTCCGAGCAGTCGTCATCTTGAAGTTTCACGTCATCTTGAAGTGTCCCTTTCTTCCTGTCTGTTTTTCTAAAGAGGGATACAGGAATATCTCCAATCAGTATTCCATAACAACTAAAATCGACAAGGAGCATCCTGGGATGAGGGAGTATGCCGAGAGCCAGGGTTGGTGGGACGGGAAGTCCGAGTTCAACTTCACTGGAGTTTATTCCTATGTGACCACCTCCCGTCTGGAGGCCGCTGGGAGCCGCTACTGTGAAGGAAAGAGACTTCTGGAGAAAAACAGCGGTAATGCCATCAAGACTGTGGAGACTTGGGGGACGCTAGGGCGCATAtctgggtccaagtgcccacggggggGGTCATTTCCCAGTCCCatcctatttctctctcccactcatttcctgttgatcttcactgtcctatctaaATACCGGCAAAaagccaaaaaatatacttaaaaatcACTGTAGAGACTACAGTGGACTTGATAAAAATGCAAAACCTCCCAGCTACTATATTAGACAACAGGATAGTTGGTCATATTCATAAGACTGCTCTTGCATAGTTAATCAAGAGTAAGAACATAATTAGAACATCAAATTAAGACTATTAAGTCATTTTACATAAATAATAACTTATTAATGTTCTGTACAATGACTATTATACTGTCATTGGTTTTGTATGATTTGCttgttatatatttgtttgaATGCAACACTATGTTTGGTGTTAAAACAGGACGGATCAACACTGAGACTATGATGGACATcctgagagacaaagagagtggAATCAACATGGAGGGCATGTTCTTGAGCACGGGGAGTATGGTGTCGGTGGTTCCTCAGGATCCCAGTTTGCCGGGAATCCACTACTTCACTGGCACCCCTGATCCAGAGAGGTACCACCTGCTTGTCCCTTCATCACCTCTGCCTCAGTGCGATGATGCTAATATATTTATAACTATGCAGAGTTGTATACAAAGTCAGTCTTGTCTATGTTTTATCTCCAGGTCTGTGTTCAAGCCATTCATCTTTGTGGATGACATCAAGCAGCTTAAGCCCACCTGTTCGCCCTGCTATGGAGAGGACGACCCGGTGAAGAAGAAACCTCGCTTCCAGACCAAACCTGACCGCAAACACCCGCTGTTCCTCAAGCATGAAGTGGTGGCCGCCATCATCGACAGCACCAGGGTATGTGTCTCCTCAGGTTTCCAgacggtgcacacacacacctatgctgTGAATGCACAAACACTCTAACAGTGGAGGTTTGAAAGTGCTGTTATCCTCATGGTGATGGCTGTGGCATTTGCTTTCTTCCCACCACACAGGAGAGGGGGCAGAAGATCATGCAGAACATGAGGGAGCTGGAGAAAACCAAGATGGAGAAGATGGAGACGTATCTGACAGCAGGAGTGGAGGACCCCACAGTGGTCGTCAATCTTTTTACAGACACTGTTGATGAGGAGATGAAGGTGTACAGTAAAAGTTAAATGGTATTgagtcttcttaattttctttattatttactAAAAGGTTTGTCTAAcaactaacgtttcgatgtgtaGTCGAACATGGATGAAGATGTGACTACACATCGAAACATTAGTCAAAGTTAATGATGTTTTGCACCTTTTagtaaataataaagaaaattaagaagacatctgagctgcaccggcatccctctccttctctttaaagtgtctgtcctggcctggttgcatcGGATTGTCGctaaacgacagaagcgcggagaacctTCCTTTGTCTACTTAAATTGTATTGTTCTTGGTCATTCTGTTTGTTATGACTGAGATCGGTCTTAAAATtgcactttaaatgaaaaaaacattaatgaAATACAGAGAGCAATAATAGTGTTGCACTTCAGAAGAAACAAAATCTCAATGTGTTAAATGTGCTTAGGTTTACTAGATCCTGTAATTCAATACTCTAAAAAATAAAGGTTTTTACCTTTGTGGTGGTATATTTGAGCTTCTAGTTGCCCTTAGTCTTAGAAGAATGAATATAATTAAGAACACAAAAACTCAACATGCCAAAATGAGATGGAGTCATTGTCGTGAGGTGGCTGGTGTAACAAACTCcaatatgtaaatgtaaatcaggtttcttggCCAAGTATACTCGTGTATATAAGGAatatggtctctgcatttatcccatccatgaattagtgaacacacagagcacacagtgaacacacactgaggtgaagcagacactaacccggagcagtgagctgcctttgctacagcggcgctcgggaagcagtgaggggttagatgccttgctcaagggcacttcaaccgttCCTACCGGtcggggattgaaccggcaaccctccggttacaagcccgaagccctaaccagtaggccagaCTGCCTGACACATGACAATATGCATATCTATCTAATGTCCACTACATTACCCCTTAACCGACTGACATGAGCATGGTGATTCAATTCTATTGGGCCTTTGGTGAAGAGGTCACAGAGAGGCTGGGTATCAGGgttaataaaacatttttattcacTCTCACAGACATGGCAATTTAGGATTTACAGGCTAGTCAGTGAGCAGATATCTACAGTGCAAGACATTCCACTGTTTTCAACTTTGGGTCTGTAAGTATTGTGTGTTACATTCATCATGCTGCCTTATCAGAAAAAAAGTGTCATCAATGATTGCAAACAGCTATGGCTGGAACAGTATGGCAATAGCATTGCCCCAAAAAGGCTATAACATTATTTGTTATAAACCCTCATTTCCCAAGAAAATACTACAACAAATATGACACAGTGAAATAAAAAGCTGATGGCTGAAATATGTACAAAGTCAtcaaaatgaaatgaaggtACCAATCCTGAATAACTTGCCATTATCAtccaaactatttgtttcattATATATACAAATATGAGTGAATTTTTATTTTAAGTAACGATGTAGCTATAATCTAATCTAGAATGTGTTTAATTTAAAACTGAATTGCAaatagggttgcaaaattccgggaattttcaaagttggaaactttccttGGGAATAtaacgggaattaatgggaattaatgggaataaactgggaatttttaaatatggcaagttagtctataacagggaacttaaatgtagtggacaaaaccccatcttgcagcagaATACTAgctaaaacaacctgatttaatgcaatttcagtcaaatttctaccctgcacatacgtcaatcccatgcacacagcaatcagcaaaGGCTACTAGACgaaaaggaaacctatggtgcgttcatgtgcatggggaacataaattcccagtgaaaacgtcatctcatgtgggaataactggtgtgaaactgggagaagtttgcaaacagagttgcgcagttatgggcttgtcgtcacttttgtcctcattcaaatTGGTGTACATCATTTTGCACTGTAATTAAACTGTAATGGGAAgattaatctgtctgattaagcttgacaacttatatataacttacataatctataaggtttggttgaggtggtatgttgtgtcatttctttttacttttttttaccattttctgggattctaactgaacaaactgatagtaagttaatgttccaaccaatcggattttgttgttgagtggcgtgGTGCATCATGGGCAGTTCAGTGGTCTCAGTGTTGCTAGCctagcacgctagtaaaccataggcagagaatgggattcccgctagcatggtagctagcattgtatgctaagctaagcgaaaatatgaacaaacaaatcatattggttattatgaaacaaaatgttaatgtttgtatattaaaaagtaggaattaccaaaaattcccagttaattctcGTAAaatcccattaattcccataatttcctttaattccctgaaagtttccaatttggaatatttccaaaattccccatcTTAACTtaccatggaaagtttccagtaAGTTTCTGGAAATTTACCGGAAactccgcccctttgcaaccctaattGCAAATACAATCCATTCCAAGCAAACagtctcaaaggaactctgtaGGCAGTGCTGCGTTATGGCTGTAGGCATGTGTATTAATGATCTTTATGATCATTTGCTTACAATTCCTTTCTGTCCATCATGCACTTGACAGCAAAAGAGGAACAGAAACAGATTGACTTTACTTTGAGTTGTTTAACTGCATGTTACCTATGAACATGCAGATTATTAGGTAGTATGTCAGTATAGCAGCAATCTTAAAATCATATCTCTGCCTCAACCCGGTCAATCCCCGTCATCTCTGTATGTGTTGGGAGGGTCATTGCCTCGCTGACTGGCCAGACCTGGCCTCTCTGTGAAGCGGTAGTGCAGGTTGTCGTCCTGGAAGCTGTAGTTGTGGGTGATGTGCTCGAGCACGCCGCCTTCGTGCAGCCGAGAGCCGTAGATCAGCGCCTCCCCTCGGTCCTGCGCCAGGCCCACTCGCATCAGCCACTCCACCAGCGCACTGCCCAGGAACGCGCTGACCACACGTCGGTCACCACACCTGAGAGACCGAGGGGGAGAGAATGTGAGTTATGAGTTATGCAAAGTTTAAAGGAACAGTCTGATTGGTGATTCTAATCCAAAACACTTTCAAATTCAGCTCATGGTCTTAATGCTGTTTATTcagtgtatgtgcacacacacaaaaaaaaaaaacaacagtgttTTGACAATGTTTGCAGACATCATCTCTAATGTGGCACCCTTTAATTGCTGGTAAAATGTCTTTATCTTTTAAGAAAGGACACTCAGCTGTAtgggttgtgtgttgtgtgcgctCACCTCTTCTTCTGGACGATGTCCTGGACGCACTGCTCCTGATGGTACCTGATGAACTGTGTGCACGTGAGCTGGATCTCCTCAGAGACGCTGGGAGGGGGGTCCTCTGCTGCTCCTCTACCTCCCCACAGTCTGGCTAccctacacagacacagacacacacataaacacacgcgcgcacacacgcacacgtcaGGAGCATGTCAGTGAGACCTGTATGACAATGGGGCTTTGAACAAATTATAAAATCTAAAAAGGAAAATAGATAATCTTACCTCTTTTTGAACGGAAGAATGATCAAATGTTTATCCAGACCAAAAAGTCCGAAAGATATGAAACCctgaaaatacacaaaaaaccCATTAGCATAATTATGCCACAGTTGCATACAACCATTACTATAAAGAAGCACAAATCCAGAAGATGCTGCTTGAAGATTACCTGTCCATAGTTGAGGATGGCACAGAAGAACTGCAGCTCCAGGTAGAGTCTCCCAGGGACCTGGTTGAAGAGCCACCAGAGGCAGCTAGAGAGGTTCTACAGGCAGAAATAGAGTTGTGTTACTGGTGACACAAAATACTGAGTCAAACATCAATACAAGCCTTAATGAAGATAGGCCTCCACACCCACAGATAAAGCTGAGGCCCAAGACAGACTTGAGGGTTGTGTCTGGGGTCTAGATCACtatgggagagaaaaagagagagagagagagagagagagagagaagtttacTCACAGCCAACAGGctgaccagcagcagcaggcagagCAGCACATGGCGAGCCACCTGTGTGTCTGAGTCCCTGcgattctcctcctcctgcaccagCAGACAGCGAGACGACTCGCAGCCCGTGGCACGCACACCTGAAGCAACAGAAGCATATGGCAGAGTCATCAGCCCCAGGATCAACTGGAGAGAGAGGCCAGTTGTCTTTCCGTTTACTCTTTAACATGTTCACACACGCCTTAGGAAATGCCATATTCGTGTCTTTTTCCAACCTCATCTGCACCAGCTGTATCATAATCTGTGACTTCACACAAACAACTTGCTATTGGGGTAAATGTAATCCAGCAGTCCTCTaaaacacacgtgtgcacaaCTGCTTCAAAACTACATTTCATTAAAGCAATACAATGCAGCTATTTATTTCCCTTAGAATAATGTTTTGAGACCTCTTTAGATGCTACACTGTCTTACAGTGTggagaatcagaatcagctttattggccaagtTTTGcttaaacaaacaaggaatttgactctggTTAATCTTTActcaaagtacaacactcacttaacatataagaataaaaaaaaaaaaaaaagagtaaaaagaaagacagaacagtaagaatagaatgtggcagtagaatatggctatgtataagaataaatacagtatgtacatttgaaaacaaataaatggACACCATGGGTAGTATAGGGTAATGCAATTGAAGGTTCATTGTTTCCTTCACAAAGTTCAGCCATCATTTGAAAGTTCACAGTAAAAGAGTAAGGCACACTGCCTCACTAACATAGTTACTCTTACCATGCTGGTCCACCATGTTAGTGCTGACAATCATATCAGGCATGGGTTGTGGGGGAGCGCAGTCACACACATGGCACTCTGGACAAAGAGAGCACGGAGGGCCTTGTCATCCATTAGCACAAAAACAAAGTCCTCCTTAAAGGACTACTGAGAGGCTTCTTACAtgttttgacatgtttttcCTTTGTGTTTTCAAAAGGTTTATACCCATACCACACTGCTTTCAGAGCTCATAGTCATCCACACAGATTCTAAAAAAACTAGTGAAACACAGTCACTTGGGTTGTTAGGTCATTTTAATAAATAATGTCTTCCATAACCTGTGCTGCAAGTTATAGTCTCCAAATAAACATGATTATTATCAGTGACACTATGAGATCATAAATCATTGTCAAT carries:
- the scrn3 gene encoding secernin-3 isoform X1, encoding MSTRMHPCSCDTFVALPPSTEGQRIIFGKNSDRPCDEVQEVVYFPARDYGAGEKVECTYIEIEQALQTYAVVLSRPAWLWGAEMGANEHQVCIGNEAVWGRESADDDEALLGMDLVRLGLERADTAVKAVDVIAELLEKYGQGGNCMEDQCGFTYHNSFLISDRNEAWVLETAGKYWAAEKVEEGYRNISNQYSITTKIDKEHPGMREYAESQGWWDGKSEFNFTGVYSYVTTSRLEAAGSRYCEGKRLLEKNSGRINTETMMDILRDKESGINMEGMFLSTGSMVSVVPQDPSLPGIHYFTGTPDPERSVFKPFIFVDDIKQLKPTCSPCYGEDDPVKKKPRFQTKPDRKHPLFLKHEVVAAIIDSTRERGQKIMQNMRELEKTKMEKMETYLTAGVEDPTVVVNLFTDTVDEEMKVYSKS
- the scrn3 gene encoding secernin-3 isoform X2, which gives rise to MAHGMHPCSCDTFVALPPSTEGQRIIFGKNSDRPCDEVQEVVYFPARDYGAGEKVECTYIEIEQALQTYAVVLSRPAWLWGAEMGANEHQVCIGNEAVWGRESADDDEALLGMDLVRLGLERADTAVKAVDVIAELLEKYGQGGNCMEDQCGFTYHNSFLISDRNEAWVLETAGKYWAAEKVEEGYRNISNQYSITTKIDKEHPGMREYAESQGWWDGKSEFNFTGVYSYVTTSRLEAAGSRYCEGKRLLEKNSGRINTETMMDILRDKESGINMEGMFLSTGSMVSVVPQDPSLPGIHYFTGTPDPERSVFKPFIFVDDIKQLKPTCSPCYGEDDPVKKKPRFQTKPDRKHPLFLKHEVVAAIIDSTRERGQKIMQNMRELEKTKMEKMETYLTAGVEDPTVVVNLFTDTVDEEMKVYSKS